The segment GAATTTCATAAAATCGCAGCAGCAATTTGACTAAGGTGCTTTTCCCTGAACCCGTCGCGCCGACAATGCCAATCGTCTGTCCCGCCGGAAGATGCAGAGAAAGATTCGTCAAGGCAGGCGTGCGATCTGGGTATGCAAAAGTAATGTCTCGAATCTCCACTTCGCCTCGAACTTGATGGGTCGGAAAAGCTCGATTTCCAGTGGGAATTGCGATCGGTGTATCGAGCAAATTCATGACGCGGTTAATCGATGCCATCGCTCGCTGATATTGATCCAAGGTCTGTCCCAATTGCGTAAAGGGCCACAACAACCGTTGGATAATGAACACCATAAATCCATATGTTCCAACCGATAGCCGACCATTTGCTGCTTCCAATCCGCCGAGAAACAAGGTTGCAGTAAATCCAACCAGAATCACAAATCGAATCAACGGCACGAATGCAGCAGAAAGTGCGATCGCGTTTCGATTACTGCGGCGATACGCTTCACTCTCAATGCCAACTCGTTCGAGTTCATAATCCTCAGCCGTAAAGCTTTTAATCGTTGCAATCCCTGACAAGTTATTTGCCAATCTGGCATTGATCAAGCCTGACTTCTGTCGCACATCGGCATAGCGAGGGGCAAGCATTTTCTGAAACACCAACGTGCCCCAAATAATGAATGGAATCGGCAACATTGCCAGCCATGAAACCGAAGGTGCAAAGGCAATGAACGTTCCACCGACGAGCAATACAGTCGTGAAGAATTGCAGAATCTGATTGGCACCACTATCGAGAAAGCGCTCAAGCTGATTGATATCGTCATTGAGAATGGCAAGTAAATTGCCTGTTGTCTCAGTTTCAAAAAAGCTTAGCTCTAACTCTTGCAAATGCTGATAGGCATCGAGCCGCAAATCATGCTGCATGGTTTGGGCGAGATCTCGCCATTGTCGATCGTAGAAATATTCAAACAGGGATTCTAACCCCCAAATCAATAAGGTCAGAAATGAAATGACCGTTAACTGTCCTGGAATGCTTTTCACCCCAAGTTGAGCAATCCAAGATTGATCCCGCTTAACGACGATATCCACTGCAATCCCAATCAGATAAGGAGGCGCAAGGTCAAATGCCTTATTGAGAACAGAGTTGAGACTCGCTTGTAGTGCTTGAGAACGGTAAATGCGATCGTAGTTAAACAACCGTTGCAGTGGGTGAGGCTTCTTCTGAGTCATAGCAACGTGATTTTAGGAAATCTCACCATACTACAACTTGTGGTATCGCATTTCAACAAACAAATAGAGAGATGTAGCGCTTACATCTCTCTATAAAATATCCTCACAGAGAAAAATTGTAATTGACAATGCTATTGCTGCATGGAAGGAGCCGAGAAAATCCGGCTGCTCAATGGCACTCTGGTTTGGATCTTTTGAGCAACGGGTTTTTCCGCATCGGATTGTGACACGAGAACGGGCTGATCCTGCTTTGGAGCTTCTTTCTGCACGACAACCTGCTGATTCTCAGTAACAGGTTGCTGGACTTCAGGAGCCGTCTCAGCCACTGCCGGATTGACCATCGCACCTGCAAAACTCAAAAGAACAATCGAACGCAAGAGTGAAGAAGACATAATCAGCGTGAAAAATGGATGCTCACACCCTAGTCCTTCTCCCTAGTCGATCGCGTTGAGCACTTCTACTGATTTTCTTGTGAAGAACTGATAAACCTAGAATGCGAAAGTTGTCCGGACAACCCCTGTCACAAACGAATCGCTATCTGGTGTATGTCTAGGTTGAATGATCCAAATCAGTCCAGGGGTCACACTGATATTGTTATTCAGCTGCCAGCGGTAGAACGCTTCAACGTGTGTCGTCGTTCCAGGTTGTCCACCTGAGCGACCCAATCCAGTATTGAGTGAATCCGGAATATTACTCCCGATGGGTAAGCTACTCCGCGTAATTTTCGGTGGCTGTCCCACATACAGACCTCCCAGATTTCCTTTGCCAAACAGATCCAGGAAATTCAAGTAGACCATGTAATTCGTCGTCTCAACTCGGCCCGATTCGCCCGGAATGTAAGAGTTGGTATAGCCAAACCATCCTCCCAGATTTAGCCGCGGATTAATTTGCCAGTTTACCGTTCCCCCAAATGCATTGGTTTGAGTAGGAGCAGAACTTCCGCGTACCGGATCGATCGCTGTCAGTTGAGCATCCCCCACAAAACTAAGCAACTGACCATTCGGAGAATAGTTGTTGATGTAGTACAGGGCAACATCGACTTGATCGGTCGGAGTCACAGCAAGCTGGACACCTGCTGTATTGTGTCCTTTGCCGCCAATTGAGTTAGGGAAGAATCCAGGAATATTGGTGGAGTAAATAGCCTGCAAACTTGCCCGCTTGGCAAATTGCCAATCAAAAGCAACGCCACCTCGACCAAAGCCAATATTCAAGATCGGATTACGCTGAGCAAAGTAAGAAACCGGGCCTGTAAATGCTCCTTCAGCTCGATTAGGTCCTCGAAATGCCAAACTGCTGTAAATGCCTTCTGTTCCAACCATCCCGACCAATTTGTCCGTGACCATAAAGTGATATTTTAAGTCACTGATATAGAGGGGGAATCCACCAGCGTCATAGCCGACTCGAGCATCATTGGTGAGCCGAGGATCGCCACTTCCATTTTGTTGCCAGAATGCGAAGTAGAGAAAATCGCGCGGGCTGAACTGCGTGGTGAAAGACAGATAGTTGTTTGTGATGACATTAAAATTCGTTCCTGGATCATCGGTATCCCGTTGCCCATCTCTGGGATTACGATCGCCCCGATTGGGTGTCCTTCCCTGTACGCCAATGACCGAAAATCCATTCATTTTGGTCGTGGTCGAAAACTGTTGAGATTCGAGCTTTGCAGTGCGTGCTTCTAGAGTGTCAACCTTACCTCGAAGTGCA is part of the Leptolyngbya boryana PCC 6306 genome and harbors:
- a CDS encoding ABC transporter ATP-binding protein gives rise to the protein MTQKKPHPLQRLFNYDRIYRSQALQASLNSVLNKAFDLAPPYLIGIAVDIVVKRDQSWIAQLGVKSIPGQLTVISFLTLLIWGLESLFEYFYDRQWRDLAQTMQHDLRLDAYQHLQELELSFFETETTGNLLAILNDDINQLERFLDSGANQILQFFTTVLLVGGTFIAFAPSVSWLAMLPIPFIIWGTLVFQKMLAPRYADVRQKSGLINARLANNLSGIATIKSFTAEDYELERVGIESEAYRRSNRNAIALSAAFVPLIRFVILVGFTATLFLGGLEAANGRLSVGTYGFMVFIIQRLLWPFTQLGQTLDQYQRAMASINRVMNLLDTPIAIPTGNRAFPTHQVRGEVEIRDITFAYPDRTPALTNLSLHLPAGQTIGIVGATGSGKSTLVKLLLRFYEIQQGQILIDGIDIRELQLRDLRRCIGWVSQEVFLFHGTVAENIAYGSFEASRAEIMQAAKLAEAHEFIEALPQGYDTIVGERGQKLSGGQRQRLAIARAILKDPPILILDEATSAVDNETEAAIQRSLDTITQHRTTIAIAHRLSTIRQAHCIYVMEYGRIVEQGTHEELLAHDGVYAALWRVQSGIRS
- a CDS encoding iron uptake porin; the encoded protein is MSQRLRDRLLVGLLLSFISFPAIAGEPEAPEATELDQVTSVSQLTDVQPTDWAFQALQSLVERYGCIAGYPDKTFRGNRALTRYEFAAGLNACLDRVNELIAPSTADLVKQEDLEKLKTLQTQFSSELTALRGKVDTLEARTAKLESQQFSTTTKMNGFSVIGVQGRTPNRGDRNPRDGQRDTDDPGTNFNVITNNYLSFTTQFSPRDFLYFAFWQQNGSGDPRLTNDARVGYDAGGFPLYISDLKYHFMVTDKLVGMVGTEGIYSSLAFRGPNRAEGAFTGPVSYFAQRNPILNIGFGRGGVAFDWQFAKRASLQAIYSTNIPGFFPNSIGGKGHNTAGVQLAVTPTDQVDVALYYINNYSPNGQLLSFVGDAQLTAIDPVRGSSAPTQTNAFGGTVNWQINPRLNLGGWFGYTNSYIPGESGRVETTNYMVYLNFLDLFGKGNLGGLYVGQPPKITRSSLPIGSNIPDSLNTGLGRSGGQPGTTTHVEAFYRWQLNNNISVTPGLIWIIQPRHTPDSDSFVTGVVRTTFAF